Part of the Candidatus Eisenbacteria bacterium genome is shown below.
CGGCATCGCGACCGGCGACGCCATCGTCGGGAACTTCGGCTCGTCGCAGCGCTTCAACTACACGGTGCTGAGCGACGACGTGAACCTCGCGTCGCGGCTCGAGGGGCTGAACAAGCTCTACGGCACCCGGATCCTGGTCTCGGAGCGGACCCGGACGGCAATCGGCGAGGACTTCATCTGTCGCGAGATCGACCGCGTGCGTCCCAAGGGAAAAACGCAGCCGGTCACGGTGTACGAGCTCCTGTGTCTGCGGTCGGACGACTCCGGGGGGCGCGCCGCGCGGCTGGCCGCGGCCTTCGCGCAGGCGTTCGTCGCCTACCGCGCGCGCCGCTTCGGCGAGGCGGTCGCCGCGCTGGAAGCGATGCTCGACCAGAACCCCGGCGACGCCGCCATCGAGAAGTTCGTCAAACGCTGCCGCCTGCTCATGACCGATCCGCCCGGTCCCGACTGGGACGGGATCTACGACGCCCTGACGAAGTGAGCGTCACTCCGGGCGCCAGCGGCCGTCGCGCAGGACGAGCCGTCGCGGCGGCAGCCCGGAGCCCGTGTTGTCGGGATACGTCATCGCGGGCTCGGCACCGCCGGTCTCGATCTCGGGGCAGAGCGCCCGCACGACCCGCCGGCGGGCGTCGGCCAGCACGGCGTCGATGGAGGCGAAGCGACCGAGGTCGTCCAGCGTGCGGACGGTCGGCGGCATGAGCTGGATGCGTCCGGCCTGATACGCATCCAGCGCCGCCTTCGGCGTGAGCCACTCGTGGCTCACCGTCTCGGTGCCGTCGACGACGGCGTCCTGGCCTTCGGGCACGCGCCCGACCAGGAAGCGCGTGTCGAACCGCTTCGGGTTCACACGCGGCGTGATCCAGCGCGCGAAGTAGAAGAGGTCCTGCGTGGCGGGGACGAGCCCGTGCTCGGCGAGAAGCGCGGCGAGCGGCTCGCCCCCATGCAGCCGTGCCCGCAACGAGCGCAGCGCCTCCGGAAGCGCTCCGGCAATCGTCCGCCCGTCGCGTGCCGCGAGCAGGATACCCATCTCTTCGAACAGCTCGCGAACCGCCGCCACCCAGCACGGGAGCGCGTCGTCGGCCGTGTCGCCCTCGCCCGCGCTCGCCCACGACTGATCGGTGGGAAGACGTGCGCCCGGCGCCTCGGCGTCGTGCGGATCGACGATCCCGCCCGGAAACGCGTGCATGCCCGCAAAACTGATGCTCCCGTGCCGCTCCAGCATCAGCACCGAGAAGGGTCCGTCCTCCGACGGGTCGTCACGCAGGAGGAGCAGCGTGCTCGAAGGAAGCGGAGTCGCCGGCGTCGCCACGGATCGAACATAGTCCGCTGCCGCCGCGAATCAAGGAACGCACCGCTCCTAGGCGCGACGATCGACCAGCTGCCCGCGCCCGTCGGCCGACGCCGGCTCGTTGCGGGACGACGCCGACGCGCGTGCGGGCCTTTTCACGGCCTTACGCCCCTCGAGCGTCTCGCCGTCGAGCACGCGCGCCATGGCCTCCATGCCGGCTTGCGTCGGCCGCGCCGCGGCGGCGGCCGGCAGCAGCGCCGGGTCGGTCGTCGAGGCGATCGGGTTCGGCATGGACGTCTCCACTTTCGCTATCGGCCGACAACCGGCAAAACTTGAGGGCCGATGATCGAGGTCCACGACGTCTCCAAGCTGTATCGGCGCGGGATCGACCTCGTCCATGCGCTCGAGCACGTCACCCTGCAGATTCCGCGGGGACGCTTCGTCGCGCTCATGGGTCCGTCGGGCTCGGGCAAGTCGACGCTGCTGAACCTCCTCGCCGGCCTCGACCGCCCCGACAGCGGCGAGGTGGTGGTCGAGGGCGAGGCGCTCTCGCGCCTGGACGAGGACGAACTCGCCGCCTGGCGCGCGCGGCACGTCGGGCTCGTCTTCCAGTTCTACAACCTCCTGCCCGTGCTGTCGGCGATCGAGAACGTGGAGCTGCCCCTCCTGCTGACGGATCTCCCGCGCGGCGAGCGGCGCCGGCGGGCGGAGATCGCGCTCGAGGCGGTCGGCGTCCCGCACCGCGCACATCACCGCCCGCAGCAGCTCTCGGGCGGCGAGCAGCAGCGCGTGGCGATCGCGCGCGCGATCGTCACCGACCCCGACCTCCTCGTCGCCGACGAGCCCACCGGCGACCTCGACGCCAAGAGCGCGGTCGAGATCCTGACCCTCCTCCGCGAGCTGAACCAGGCCTTCGAGAAGTCGATCGTGATGGTGACGCACGACCCGCGCGCCGAGGCCTACGTCGACACGGTGATCCGCCTCGACAAGGGCGTGCTCGTGAACGGGAGCGGCCCGCACCGATGACGTACGGCCGCCTGGTCCTGCGCAACCTCTCCCGGCATCCGCTGCGGAGCCTCTTCACGACGCTCTCGATCGCGCTCTCGATCTTCCTCGTGTGCGCCGTCCTTTCGCTGCCGAGCGCGCTCGCCGCGATCCTCGACAAGGCGGTCTCGAACACGCGCATCAGCGTGCACCACGAGGCGGGCCTCACCTACCTCCTGCCCGCGTCGTACGTGAACAAGATCCGGGGCGTGCCCGGCGTCGCCGCGGTCAACCACTTCACGTGGTTCGGCGGCATCTACGACGAGCCGAAGAACATGTTCCCGAACTTCGGGATCGACCCCGACACCGTCGCCGAGATGTGGCCCGACTACAAGATCGACCCGGCGGCGCTGCGTCGCTTCCGCGCCGTCCGCAACGGGGCGCTCGTCGGCGAGCAGACGATGCGGAAGTTCGGCTGGAAGACCGGACAGCTCATCACGCTGCGCGGCACGGCGTTCCCGGTGAACCTCACCTTCGAGATCGTCGGCATGATCCCCGCGGCGAGCGGCAACCCGGTCGTGCTGTGGTTCCACCACAAGTACCTCGAGGAGTCGCTGCAGCCGCGGCCGGGGTGGCCGTTCAGCGGCTTCCCGTTCGTCGGCATGGTGTGGGTGC
Proteins encoded:
- a CDS encoding NUDIX hydrolase, giving the protein MATPATPLPSSTLLLLRDDPSEDGPFSVLMLERHGSISFAGMHAFPGGIVDPHDAEAPGARLPTDQSWASAGEGDTADDALPCWVAAVRELFEEMGILLAARDGRTIAGALPEALRSLRARLHGGEPLAALLAEHGLVPATQDLFYFARWITPRVNPKRFDTRFLVGRVPEGQDAVVDGTETVSHEWLTPKAALDAYQAGRIQLMPPTVRTLDDLGRFASIDAVLADARRRVVRALCPEIETGGAEPAMTYPDNTGSGLPPRRLVLRDGRWRPE
- a CDS encoding ABC transporter ATP-binding protein, which translates into the protein MIEVHDVSKLYRRGIDLVHALEHVTLQIPRGRFVALMGPSGSGKSTLLNLLAGLDRPDSGEVVVEGEALSRLDEDELAAWRARHVGLVFQFYNLLPVLSAIENVELPLLLTDLPRGERRRRAEIALEAVGVPHRAHHRPQQLSGGEQQRVAIARAIVTDPDLLVADEPTGDLDAKSAVEILTLLRELNQAFEKSIVMVTHDPRAEAYVDTVIRLDKGVLVNGSGPHR
- a CDS encoding ABC transporter permease yields the protein MTYGRLVLRNLSRHPLRSLFTTLSIALSIFLVCAVLSLPSALAAILDKAVSNTRISVHHEAGLTYLLPASYVNKIRGVPGVAAVNHFTWFGGIYDEPKNMFPNFGIDPDTVAEMWPDYKIDPAALRRFRAVRNGALVGEQTMRKFGWKTGQLITLRGTAFPVNLTFEIVGMIPAASGNPVVLWFHHKYLEESLQPRPGWPFSGFPFVGMVWVQADRPENVERVMRDIDALFHNSEAETAAETEKSFYQNFMSSYQGFIRVILGVGFLVVAAVVLIAANTSAMGVRERIPEIAVLKSLGFRRRPILTVLLCESMLQGLVGGAAGAAGAFFLFRALAAAGKTGGLGPLLGPLGSFYMSPTTAMQGLAIALVVGFVSGIVPAWNGARLNVIDALRRLF